A window from Canis lupus familiaris isolate Mischka breed German Shepherd chromosome 18, alternate assembly UU_Cfam_GSD_1.0, whole genome shotgun sequence encodes these proteins:
- the OR10AG66 gene encoding olfactory receptor 10AG1, with protein sequence MRAEDNGSTITQFVLLGFSDLPNLQGFLFGVFSIVYVIILIGNSLIIIITSLDAALQKPMYFFLANFSSLEICYVSVTLPRILVNLWTQDRSISWLGCATQMCFFLMLGATECFLLAVMAYDRYVAICNPLHYPLIVNHKMCVQLAVGAWLSGIPVQIGQTCQVFSLPFCGSNQINHFFCDIPPLIKLACGDTSLNEMCVFVVAILFAMIPFLFILGSYVKIISTILKLSSARGRSKAFSTCSSHIIVVLLFFGSATITYLRPKSIHSAGTDKMLSLLYTIVTPMFNPMIYSLRNKDVIAALRRLLLKKIV encoded by the coding sequence ATGAGAGCAGAAGACAATGGTTCCACAATAACACAATTTGTACTCTTGGGATTTTCTGACCTTCCAAACCTCCAAGGGTTTCTATTTGGGGTGTTCTCCATCGTTTATGTTATTATCTTAATTGGAAATAGcctcataataataataaccagtCTTGATGCTGCACTCCAGAAACCCATGTATTTTTTCCTGGCAAATTTTTCCTCCTTGGAAATCTGTTATGTGTCTGTCACCCTCCCCAGGATTCTGGTGAACCTTTGGACTCAGGACAGAAGCATTTCTTGGTTGGGCTGTGCCACTCAAATGTGCTTCTTCCTCATGCTGGGAGCCACTGAATGTTTCCTCTTGGcagtgatggcctatgaccgctacgTGGCCATTTGTAACCCTCTGCACTACCCTCTCATCGTGAACCACAAGATGTGCGTCCAACTGGCTGTTGGTGCCTGGCTTAGTGGAATTCCAGTCCAGATAGGACAAACATGTCAGGTGTTCTCGCTGCCTTTCTGTGGTTCTAACCAAATTAACCACTTCTTCTGTGACATCCCCCCATTGATCAAGCTGGCTTGTGGGGACACTTCACTTAATGAGATGTGTGTCTTTGTAGTTGCTATATTATTTGCAATGATTCCCTTTCTATTTATACTTGGCTCTTATGTGAAAATCATTTCCACCATCCTAAAGTTATCCTCAGCCAGGGGCCGGTCTAAAGCCTTCTCCACCTGTTCTTCCCATATCATTGTTGTGCTTTTATTCTTTGGATCGGCTACCATCACCTACTTAAGGCCCAAATCCATTCATTCTGCTGGAACTGACAAAATGTTGTCTCTTCTCTATACCATTGTGACTCCGATGTTTAATCCTATGATATACAGTCTTAGGAACAAGGATGTGATTGCAGCACTCAGAAGactgttacttaaaaaaatagtgtga
- the OR5I1 gene encoding olfactory receptor-like protein OLF1: protein MELMDGNYTLVTEFILLGFPTRPELQIVLFLVFLTLYGIILTGNIGLMMLIRTDPHLQTPMYFFLSNLSFADLCFSSAIVPKMLVNFLSENKSISLYGCALQFYFSCAFADTESFILAAMAYDRYVAICNPLLYTVVMSRGICVWLIVLSYIGGNMSSLVHTSFAFILKYCDKNVINHFFCDLPPLLKLSCTDTSVNEWLLSTYGSSVEIFCFIVIVISYYFILRSVLRIRSSSGRKKTFSTCASHLTSVAIYQGTLLFIYSRPTYLYTPNTDKIISVFYTIIIPVLNPLIYSLRNKDVKDAAKRAVRLKVDSS, encoded by the coding sequence ATGGAATTGATGGATGGAAACTACACCTTGGTGACCGAGTTTATTCTTTTAGGGTTTCCGACCCGCCCTGAACTGCAGATTGTCCTATTCCTCGTGTTTCTGACATTGTATGGTATAATTTTAACAGGGAATATTGGATTGATGATGTTAATCAGGACCGACCCTCACCTTCAAACccctatgtattttttccttagcAACCTCTCCTTTGCAGACCTTTGTTTCTCCTCAGCCATTGTTCCCAAGATGTTGGTCAATTTCCTCTCAGAAAATAAATCTATCTCCCTTTATGGCTGTGccctacagttttatttttcctgtgcttttgcTGATACAGAATCCTTTATCCTGGCTGCCATGGCATACGATCGCTATGTTGCCATCTGTAATCCTTTACTGTATACAGTTGTGATGTCTCGGGGCATCTGTGTATGGTTGATTGTCTTGTCCTACATTGGAGGTAACATGAGTTCCCTGGTTCACACGTCCTTTGCCTTTATTCTGAAATACTGtgataaaaatgtcattaatcattttttctgcgacctccctcccctgcttaaGCTATCCTGCACAGACACCTCAGTTAATGAGTGGCTTCTCTCCACATATGGCAGCTCAGTGGAAATTTTCTGCTTCATCGTCATTGTCATCTCCTACTATTTCATTCTGCGCTCAGTCTTGAGGATCCGCTCTTCCAGTGGCAGAAAGAAAACCTTCTCCACGTGTGCCTCTCACCTGACTTCTGTGGCCATCTATCAGGGGACTCTTCTCTTCATTTACTCACGGCCCACCTATCTGTATACTCCCAACACTGATAAAATTATCTCCGTGTTCTACACCATTATTATCCCAGTGCTGAATCCGTTGATTTATAGTTTgagaaataaagatgtaaaagatgCCGCTAAGAGAGCTGTAAGGTTAAAAGTGGATTCCTCATGA